The genomic stretch aataatTGACAAAGTGCAACAGAATTGCAGAAACTAGaccatggaaagaaaataaCGAAGGATAATACATACAGGAACAGTGTATTTTCCAGAATAGTTTGTACTAGCAAGCTCATAGAGTTCTCTGATATTTCTTGTCCCATTCAATAGATCAGGATCAGCACCTACTTCTTCTGTGCTTGAAGAAGGAAAGACCCATCCCATATGGTCATCGGCGTCCTTTGTCCTTCCCCATATGGGTTTGACTGACTATACAAAGCATTGATGGATATCAGATGTAATACAGTAAGAGACGGTTAAGATTCCAAGACCTACAAAGATAATTTGAGGTATGCCTTACTGTGACACTGATGGCTTTCTGAAGTCCCTTAATATTTACATAAGCAAAGCATCTTGATGCCCAGGGACAAGCATATGATATGTACAGATGGTATCTCCCAGATTCGGCAGGAAATTGAGAGGACGGATCATTTGAGATAAAATTGCGAAATGTTGATGGGGTACGGTTGAAAGCACCGGTGTCTGTTACCTCATCTAGTGCTGAACGAGCCATTTGAAGagtaccctaaacaataaatACCAACACATTCACTACTACCAGATAACTAGAAGAGAGTGGACTCCATAACTGGGACTTATATAATTCCTCGGATTTGACGGAACAACTTCTAAAATaactagaaaagaaaagcttcacaatgaaatacataGATCAATAGTTTATGTGACGACCTACATGCTTGTACTTAGCAACATCTTATTCAGTAGCCATGAAAGCATTGAGTCCCTCATAATATCAAAATAGCAGAAAGATCATAAGAAACCAGAACAAAATCGCAATTTAGCAACTTAAGTCTCAAGCTAAACAATTATTTTGATCTATTTGTGTACATTTAAAGAAGTTATTTGAGCCCTTTAATTTGGTTCACCCCATAGTATTGCATCTATGATCTATCAGAATTAATCCTATACatgaactcaaaaaaaaaaaaaaaaaaaaaaaaaaaaaaaaaaaaaacccagatcTCTCCGTGGTGACTACCAAATGATTCATCAAAAAGGTAGAAAACGAGCACTAATTAAAAGCAACCCAGTTAGTTTCATTCAATTTTAATCCATACCCAAAATTCATAATCTTCCTCTCCCAAAATTACATATGCTTCTGCGCTAAAACTACTTCACTCCAATATGTCAAACagagcagcaacaacaacagaggGGGTGAGGTGATCTACTACATCAATTTGGTAAAGTCAAACAGAACCCAAtattgagagaagagagacagagagaggacGAGTTTACCTGGGAAAAAGATTCGACGGAAGAGATTCTCTTCTCCAGACCAAAAGCTATGAGAGTTTTGAAGATGGCAGAGGTCATCTAAATAGGAGATGTATTGGGTCACTCTCCCAAGTGCCAAGACAAACCAAAGGCTCATTCATATTAATTAATGGGTTAGTGTTTAAATATTGAATCATGGATGCCATTTCTAGGTCGATTTTTCACTACTTAATCTGTTTCAGAAAATTCTCCATTATCTAAATGAGCAGCCCCGTGACCTGGAGGTTGTCCCTTGGGGCCGCCCTTTAACCTACTCTCTAATTTACGTTTTCTTTTGTCAAATAGCTAAATTCCATTTCGGGTGGGTGAGGTATGGGTGAGATCACTCTTTGCATCAGCAGTCTTTACTGGAAAAGACAGATCTACCCGTAATGGTAAGGTTCCTCTACTGTGATGATGATTAAAATTGAAGAACAGTCTTTATGCAGAGCTGGAGTAAGACTAATTATATATCTTTTCAGATTCTGCGTGCCAGCAGCCTCATGCATTGGTGATGCCTTGTAGCTCAACGTGAGAAGACTTTATAACTAGTTTATGAATATCATCACATAAttacagattttttttcttttttcttttttccaatcAAAAGGTAAGGTAACTTAATACATCAATTTTAGAGTTAGAGGCAGTGATATGAGATTGTTTGTTCACAACCATATAGGCTATATTATGCATAAGTAAGACCAATTCGTTCCTTAATTGATAACTTCATAGATTATATAACccttaggctctgtttggtcGCAAAGGATATTTAAGGGGAAGGGAACTGAAAcattcatacttaaaaaatgaacttttttataattattactccatgtgatccaatgtgattgtataaacgaCTTCatctttttaacaatttttaGTACCAGAcacattttacattttatattacAAATTAAAGCAcaaggttttggatgcaaaataatataaaatttaatacccaaatatgaaataatttgaagttaatgatataaCCACATTGGGGTAATAACtacaaacatttctttttcaagaatgaaaatttcatttcctttcactctaattccccttgcaactaAACCGAGCCAAAGTTAAAAGATATGAAGTGAAATTTGAAATGGAAGATCATAACAAGAGCCCATGCATCCACTGCAATAAGAATTCGGATCAATACGTCCATCGTAAATTATGATAGGGTACTCATCAGATGGTAAAGCTTGGTACTCACTCAAAAGCATAAGATCATGAGGATAGATATCAGGTGGAGGATGCACATGATATCAAGCTCCAGAGTGTTTATCAAGCTTTTCTGCTTATTGGCTTTTGGAAGTCATCTTCTAAGAGGCAAAGAGGTGAAACCAATAAGAAGTGTGAGTTTGAAATACTTCCTACCCTGAGAAGCCCATAAGCCTAGCCACTAATTTCTTGGCTTCTTAGACAGAGGTGGAAAATATTTTAGACTGTCACTTCTCATTGGTGAAGCTTTATTAACTCCTATAAAAATGCTTCTAAAAGCCTGTTAAGCACATTAATTAGCACAATCCCGATAAACTTAACCAAATATGCCCTGTAAATTATGACTGAAGTGAGTAAACAAAAATGTCGTGACTTTCAATGACTTAAACCAAGTGATGGAAGACTGAAACAAGCACAGAAAGTGACAGAGAAGCACTAGAgaatttcaatttcaaggaaCTAGCAATTTTGTTcccttcaatttcaatttcaagaaACTTTCATACCTCATTGCCTTGTTTTGAATTAAAACTAAACCAATGGAATGTGAGGTCCTCTCTATGACAAAAATCTTCCCATTAACACCAGTTAAATCCATCACTGATAATCAAAACACTGTCATGATCCAAAAGTTATCTATTTTCAGGAATGGAACTATGGTGTGAATCATAATTTATTAGTCTTCATCAAGAAGTAGCACCAAACCTCTTTTTTCCCTCCATAAATCAATTACGCATGAGAAATGTAGACCAATTGAAATCTGAAATATTCTAGCACATGCAAGCAATAAAGCAATAATTCTTGTACTATGGTAAAGGAAGCATTTTTCTCATAGTTCAACCCTCTCAAACACATCAAGGCTCAAATGGTTAGCCGAAGGAAGCATTCTTTCATACCACAAGTTTGGAAAGCATAGGATTCTGACTCATATTGGCCAAAACAGCTGATTCCAATCCATTGATTAAAGTTGAACCAATATGACAGGAAAACATAGGAGGGGCTAACAGAATCTTAAGCAATGCCACCTAAGCCCTTTATAAGTAGCAGTTAACAGTTCTCCTTTAAGAGGTGAATAACAGTTCTGAGGGGTATTACCAAATTATCGACTTTTAAAAATGAAATCACCAATCTCTGAGTAATGGTAGATAGAAAATTATTGCCCATCAATGAGAGAGCAAAGGTAAGGTTTATTACAGTTTTGGTATGTCACGACCTCTTCTTACTGTAATCCTTTTGCGCTGAAAGAATTACAAAAAGAAATACAATACACTTGAAATAAAGAATCTGTCTCAATCGTGTGGGAGTAGCATAATCTATATTAGGACCCAGAGGAATTATaccatattggttaatattAGGACGATTTCCATAGTAGTGTCACTTGATGTGCTCCATGTTAACAGTGGTACTCATGCCCGGAATTTGAAAAATATCTTTGGTGTAAATGTGTAATTGAACAGATTTGGGTATTCATGTAAGAGCATATTGTTGCATTTGAAGTGAACAGTATATACCTGTTGTTAGTGAAATTTGCAGTGAACAGCATAAATGTTATGTCTTGTTAGTGACATTTGAAGTGAACAGTATAAATATCACTAACAAGACATTACATTTATATATTTTGCCTCTTTGAAAAATGCTATCTATTTAACATTTGATTGAACCATTACATCAAAGTCACTGTAAATTTAATATTTGCAAAGAATTGAGTTTTTGAACTTAACAAAGCTTAGGTTTTGTTATTGGATTGAGAGTTGGGCACGATCTTAAGAGAAGACAATCTGACCGTTGCAGGGCTCTTGAGCTGATCTAGTTGCTTGTTGCCTCGGCGGAGCAGATATTCGATGTACACAAAGTTCTTGCGATCCACAGCTGTTGCCTTCCGGCGGAACTCACTAGAGACAGTCAATTCGATGTGACGGCGCTCTTCGGGGCCTTTGGTACGAGCTGCTCTCAGAAATCCTCTATATAGTGACAACACCTGCTTCTGCATACCTGATAGTTTTACTCCGGCCTTTGATCCC from Macadamia integrifolia cultivar HAES 741 chromosome 11, SCU_Mint_v3, whole genome shotgun sequence encodes the following:
- the LOC122093716 gene encoding succinate dehydrogenase assembly factor 1, mitochondrial, translating into MTMGSKAGVKLSGMQKQVLSLYRGFLRAARTKGPEERRHIELTVSSEFRRKATAVDRKNFVYIEYLLRRGNKQLDQLKSPATVRLSSLKIVPNSQSNNKT